Proteins from one Amycolatopsis endophytica genomic window:
- a CDS encoding SCO3242 family prenyltransferase translates to MNPYVQLVRAPAALSVLGDTVTGAAAAGRPLRGRRLALPLASVAIYWSGMALNDWADRELDAVERPERPIPSGRISAPRALGVAAGLTGAGLGLAAVAGGRDALKVAAPLAAAVWAYDVVVKKTPLAPAAMAVCRSLDVLLGAGRSGAAKALVPAAVLGGHTLGVTALSAGEVHGASPARAAGALALTSASAAAAVSGRGGAPAHRVAALAAAAGYGVSVGSKQYAAVRKPTAAVVRTATAAGIHGMVPLQAALAARRGGVLGAGLVALALPLAKRLGRKVSPT, encoded by the coding sequence GTGAACCCGTACGTGCAGCTCGTGCGGGCACCGGCCGCGTTGAGCGTCCTCGGCGACACCGTTACGGGCGCCGCCGCGGCCGGTCGTCCGTTGCGGGGCAGGCGACTCGCGCTCCCGCTCGCCTCCGTGGCGATCTACTGGTCCGGCATGGCGCTCAACGACTGGGCCGACCGCGAGCTGGACGCGGTCGAGCGCCCGGAACGCCCGATCCCGTCCGGGCGGATCAGTGCACCGCGGGCGCTCGGCGTCGCGGCCGGGCTGACCGGCGCGGGCCTCGGGCTCGCCGCGGTCGCCGGGGGCCGGGACGCGCTCAAGGTCGCCGCGCCCCTCGCGGCGGCGGTGTGGGCGTACGACGTCGTCGTGAAGAAGACCCCGCTCGCCCCGGCCGCGATGGCGGTGTGCCGGTCGCTGGACGTCCTGCTCGGCGCGGGGCGTTCGGGCGCGGCGAAGGCGCTGGTCCCCGCGGCGGTGCTCGGCGGGCACACGCTGGGTGTGACCGCGTTGTCGGCCGGGGAGGTGCACGGTGCTTCTCCGGCGCGGGCGGCCGGGGCGCTGGCACTGACCTCGGCGTCGGCCGCGGCGGCGGTGTCCGGGCGCGGCGGTGCGCCGGCGCACCGGGTCGCCGCGCTGGCCGCGGCCGCCGGGTACGGCGTGAGCGTCGGGTCGAAGCAGTACGCGGCCGTGCGCAAGCCGACCGCGGCGGTCGTCCGGACGGCGACGGCCGCCGGGATCCACGGCATGGTCCCGTTGCAGGCCGCGCTGGCGGCCCGGCGCGGCGGCGTGCTCGGGGCGGGCCTGGTCGCGCTGGCGCTGCCACTGGCGAAGCGGCTCGGCCGGAAGGTGAGCCCGACATGA
- a CDS encoding sugar ABC transporter ATP-binding protein has product MTEDLLTMRGIVKTFPGVRALDGVELSVRAGEVHCLLGQNGAGKSTLIKVLAGAHQPDAGEIRWRGEGVTLSSPVAALRRGIATMYQELDLIPALSVADNIFLGHEPSQGGFTRDRQARAKATELLARLGHPEIHPDREVADLSAAGQQLVSMARALVHDARLIVMDEPTAALASDEVDNLFRIVGELTADGVAVVYISHRLEEIRRIGHRVTVLKDGATVAAGLEVADVSTDHLVSLMSGRRVETVYPERLESTLDTGTELLRVENLTRRGEFENVSFTLRRGEILGLAGLVGAGRSELLETIFGARKPDGGRVFVEGKRLRPGDVPAAVRAGIGLAPEERKSQALLLEMSVAHNVTLASLPAYSRFGFTERARELGDSAQRLEQLDLRPADPRRAVGTLSGGNQQKAVVARWLVRGCSILLLDEPTRGVDVGARAELYRLIRELAASGVGLVLVSSEMPEVLGLADRVLVLREGHVVREAPASELTEADVLNLVMEGSAA; this is encoded by the coding sequence ATGACCGAAGACCTGCTGACCATGCGCGGCATTGTCAAGACGTTCCCGGGTGTCCGGGCGCTGGACGGTGTCGAGCTGTCGGTGCGGGCGGGGGAGGTGCACTGCCTGCTCGGCCAGAACGGCGCGGGCAAGTCGACCCTGATCAAGGTGCTCGCCGGAGCGCACCAGCCGGACGCGGGCGAGATCCGCTGGCGCGGCGAAGGAGTCACCCTGTCCTCGCCGGTCGCGGCGCTGCGCCGCGGGATCGCGACCATGTACCAGGAACTGGACCTGATCCCCGCGCTGTCGGTGGCCGACAACATCTTCCTCGGCCACGAACCGTCGCAGGGCGGCTTCACCCGTGACCGGCAGGCCCGCGCGAAAGCCACCGAACTCCTGGCCCGCCTGGGACACCCGGAGATCCACCCGGACCGCGAGGTCGCCGACCTCTCCGCCGCCGGGCAGCAGCTGGTCTCGATGGCCCGCGCGCTGGTCCACGACGCGCGCCTGATCGTCATGGACGAACCCACCGCCGCGCTGGCCTCCGACGAGGTGGACAACCTGTTCCGCATCGTCGGCGAGCTGACGGCGGACGGAGTCGCCGTCGTCTACATCTCGCATCGGCTGGAGGAGATCCGCCGCATCGGCCACCGCGTCACGGTGCTCAAGGACGGCGCCACCGTCGCCGCCGGGCTCGAAGTCGCCGACGTGTCCACCGACCACCTGGTGTCGCTGATGTCCGGCCGCCGGGTCGAAACGGTCTACCCGGAGCGCCTGGAATCCACGCTCGACACCGGAACCGAACTGTTGCGCGTGGAGAACCTGACCCGGCGCGGCGAGTTCGAGAACGTCAGCTTCACGCTGCGCCGCGGTGAGATCCTCGGCCTGGCCGGTCTGGTCGGCGCCGGGCGCAGCGAACTGCTGGAAACGATCTTCGGTGCGCGCAAACCGGACGGCGGCCGGGTCTTCGTCGAGGGCAAGCGCCTCCGCCCCGGTGACGTACCCGCCGCGGTGCGGGCCGGGATCGGGCTCGCTCCCGAGGAGCGCAAGAGCCAGGCGCTGCTGCTGGAGATGTCCGTGGCGCACAACGTCACATTGGCCAGCCTGCCCGCCTACAGCCGCTTCGGGTTCACCGAGCGGGCGCGCGAACTCGGCGATTCGGCGCAGCGGCTCGAACAGCTCGACCTGCGCCCGGCCGACCCGCGTCGCGCCGTGGGCACCCTGTCCGGCGGCAACCAGCAGAAGGCGGTCGTGGCGCGCTGGCTCGTGCGCGGCTGCTCGATCCTGCTGCTCGACGAGCCGACCCGCGGCGTGGACGTCGGCGCGCGGGCCGAGCTGTACCGGCTGATCCGCGAACTGGCCGCGTCCGGGGTCGGGCTGGTGCTGGTCTCCAGCGAGATGCCCGAGGTGCTCGGGCTCGCCGACCGCGTACTCGTGCTGCGCGAGGGCCACGTGGTCCGCGAGGCGCCCGCGTCCGAGCTGACCGAAGCAGACGTCCTGAACCTGGTGATGGAGGGAAGTGCGGCATGA
- a CDS encoding ABC transporter permease: protein MTKDPSSVLPEAGSSSEAPPPRTAPPSAKAPRGRFPVDVRLAGLLAVFVLLCLVGFLTRPDAFFTEGNLSTILRLAAAIGVVSVGMTFVIISGGIDLSVGSIVALSSVWATTLATQSYGPVVMVLCALGVGLGCGLVNGVLVSYGRVVPFIATLAMYASARGLAERISGRNTQVVREAGFLDFFRGDFLGIPVLIWMFALVFVVGWILLNRTTFGRRTFAVGGNTEAARLAGINVKRHTALVYGVAGLCCGIAALMVVARTTSGASTNGLYYELDAIAAVVIGGTLLSGGRGTLIGTLIGVLIFTVLGNIFTLNNLDTDIQNIAKGAIIVLAVLLQFRTNRSRKST from the coding sequence ATGACGAAGGACCCCTCGTCGGTGTTGCCCGAAGCCGGTTCCTCATCGGAGGCGCCGCCGCCGCGGACCGCGCCGCCGTCGGCGAAGGCCCCGCGCGGGCGGTTCCCGGTGGACGTGCGGCTGGCCGGGCTGCTGGCCGTGTTCGTGCTGCTGTGCCTGGTCGGTTTCCTGACCCGGCCGGACGCGTTCTTCACCGAGGGCAACCTGTCGACCATCCTGCGGCTGGCCGCGGCGATCGGGGTGGTCAGCGTCGGCATGACGTTCGTGATCATCAGTGGCGGCATCGACCTGTCCGTCGGCTCGATCGTCGCGTTGTCCAGCGTGTGGGCGACGACGCTGGCGACGCAGTCCTACGGCCCGGTGGTGATGGTGCTGTGCGCGCTCGGCGTCGGCCTCGGCTGCGGGCTGGTCAACGGCGTGCTCGTCTCCTACGGCCGGGTGGTGCCCTTCATCGCCACGCTCGCGATGTACGCCTCGGCGCGCGGACTGGCCGAACGGATCAGCGGCCGTAACACCCAGGTCGTGCGGGAGGCCGGGTTCCTGGACTTCTTCCGTGGTGACTTCCTCGGCATCCCGGTGCTGATCTGGATGTTCGCGCTGGTGTTCGTCGTGGGCTGGATCCTGCTCAACCGCACCACCTTCGGCCGCCGCACGTTCGCGGTGGGCGGCAACACCGAGGCCGCGCGGCTGGCCGGCATCAACGTCAAGCGGCACACCGCCCTCGTCTACGGCGTGGCCGGGCTGTGCTGCGGGATCGCGGCCCTCATGGTCGTCGCGCGCACCACCTCGGGCGCCTCGACCAACGGCCTCTACTACGAGCTGGACGCCATCGCGGCGGTGGTCATCGGCGGCACGCTGCTCTCCGGCGGCCGCGGCACCCTGATCGGCACGCTCATCGGTGTCCTGATCTTCACGGTGCTGGGCAACATCTTCACGCTCAACAACCTCGACACCGACATCCAGAACATCGCCAAGGGCGCCATCATCGTGCTCGCCGTCCTCCTGCAGTTCCGCACCAACCGTAGTCGTAAGTCCACTTAG
- a CDS encoding inositol-3-phosphate synthase, which translates to MPEKTGLWLIGARGSVATTAISGLLAMRSGLVGPDGCVTERLEVAPGVLPGWDELVVGGHDLVETPLEKKAEQLTHGGLLPAGLLDAIRDGLRAVEGGLRPVPTGRTQAETAARMADDLREFRTRHGLSAVVVVNVASTEPPTADTPEHHDLDALVAALDEPGREVLPGSSLAAYAAVSAGCPFVDFTPSTGIRLPALTEFARRQGLPYAGSDGKTGETLLRTVLAPMFAARALKVRSWAGTNLLGGGDGATLADPVKAAGKLESKARGLAALLGDDVTAPLHIDHVPDLGEQKTAWDHVSFEGFLGARMTLQFTWTGYDSALAAPLVLDLARLTAAAFRAGETGPLGALAFFFKDPVGTGEHRFAEQARNLTEWAASLGRQE; encoded by the coding sequence ATGCCTGAGAAGACTGGATTGTGGTTGATCGGCGCGCGTGGCTCGGTGGCCACCACGGCGATCAGCGGCCTGCTCGCGATGCGGTCCGGCCTGGTGGGACCGGACGGCTGCGTGACCGAGCGGCTGGAGGTGGCGCCGGGTGTGCTGCCCGGCTGGGACGAGCTCGTCGTCGGCGGGCACGACCTGGTGGAGACGCCGCTGGAGAAGAAGGCCGAGCAACTGACCCACGGCGGGCTGCTCCCGGCGGGACTGCTGGACGCGATCCGCGACGGCCTGCGTGCCGTCGAGGGCGGCCTGCGCCCGGTGCCGACGGGGCGCACACAGGCCGAGACCGCGGCCCGCATGGCCGACGACCTGCGCGAGTTCCGCACCCGGCACGGCCTGTCCGCCGTCGTCGTGGTCAACGTCGCGTCCACGGAACCCCCGACCGCGGACACGCCGGAACACCACGACCTCGACGCGCTGGTGGCGGCGCTGGACGAGCCGGGCCGTGAGGTCCTGCCCGGCAGTTCCCTGGCCGCCTACGCGGCGGTGTCGGCGGGGTGCCCGTTCGTCGACTTCACGCCGTCGACAGGCATCCGGTTGCCCGCGCTGACCGAATTCGCCCGGCGGCAGGGCCTGCCCTACGCCGGATCGGACGGTAAGACCGGCGAAACGCTGCTGCGCACGGTGCTGGCGCCGATGTTCGCGGCGCGGGCGCTCAAAGTGCGCTCGTGGGCGGGCACCAACCTGCTCGGCGGCGGTGACGGCGCGACACTGGCCGACCCCGTCAAGGCCGCCGGGAAGCTGGAGTCCAAGGCCCGCGGCCTGGCCGCGCTGCTCGGCGACGACGTGACGGCGCCGCTGCACATCGACCACGTGCCGGACCTGGGCGAGCAGAAGACGGCGTGGGACCACGTGTCGTTCGAGGGATTCCTCGGCGCGCGCATGACGTTGCAGTTCACCTGGACCGGCTATGACTCGGCGCTCGCGGCACCGCTGGTACTGGACCTGGCGCGGCTGACCGCGGCCGCGTTCCGCGCGGGTGAGACCGGTCCGCTGGGCGCATTGGCGTTCTTCTTCAAGGACCCGGTGGGTACCGGCGAGCACCGCTTCGCCGAGCAGGCGCGGAACCTCACCGAATGGGCGGCGTCGCTGGGACGGCAGGAGTGA
- a CDS encoding EboA domain-containing protein: MSGYHLGYGTNGFAGHRLDDALGIIAGLGYTSVALTLDHQHLDPYADDLAARVDRVAARLSGLGLRCVVETGARFLLDPWHKHEPTLVSENAEKRLDFLGRAIRVAEGLGADCVSFWSGVSTVDSETAWERLRSRMPVVLAEADRRGVRLGLEPEPGMLVETLSGALRLRSELGDPEALGITLDVGHCVAVEPSDAADCIRQAKGLLVNVQLDDMLPGVHEHLEFGDGQLDLPATLAALDETGYTGVAAVELPRHSHAAPQVARAALTALRAARLDQSWLGQAQRRITGEPSSIRTLFPAAGRHVGRGPLHPDTDPDGVVHGTADDLARTRLLTTLAAALPAGEFAAELADLYRYGDGAERRGVLRALASVGDRAVPTGLMLVEDALRTNDTGLVAAALGPFAARHLDQHGWRHGVLKCLFVGIPLAAVAELDRRADDELLRMITDYAGERRAAGRPVPADALRLLEVKS, translated from the coding sequence ATGAGCGGCTACCACCTCGGTTACGGCACCAACGGGTTCGCGGGCCACCGGCTCGACGACGCGCTGGGCATCATCGCCGGCCTCGGCTACACCTCGGTCGCGCTGACCCTGGACCACCAGCACCTCGACCCGTACGCGGACGACCTGGCCGCGCGTGTGGACCGGGTGGCGGCCCGGCTGTCCGGGCTGGGTCTGCGCTGCGTGGTCGAAACCGGCGCACGGTTCCTGCTCGACCCGTGGCACAAGCACGAACCGACCCTGGTCAGCGAGAACGCGGAAAAGCGGCTGGATTTTCTGGGGCGGGCGATCCGTGTCGCCGAGGGCCTGGGCGCCGACTGCGTGTCGTTCTGGTCCGGAGTCTCCACTGTGGACTCCGAGACGGCGTGGGAGCGGCTGCGGTCGAGGATGCCGGTGGTGCTGGCCGAGGCGGACCGGCGCGGTGTCCGCCTCGGCCTCGAACCGGAACCCGGCATGCTCGTCGAAACGTTGTCCGGCGCGCTGCGGCTGCGATCCGAGCTGGGCGATCCGGAAGCGCTCGGGATCACCCTCGACGTCGGTCACTGCGTCGCGGTGGAGCCCTCCGATGCCGCCGACTGCATCCGGCAGGCCAAGGGGCTGCTGGTCAACGTGCAGCTCGACGACATGCTGCCGGGCGTGCACGAGCACCTGGAGTTCGGCGACGGACAGCTCGACCTGCCTGCCACGCTGGCCGCGCTGGACGAGACCGGCTACACCGGCGTGGCCGCCGTCGAGCTGCCCCGGCACAGCCACGCCGCGCCGCAGGTCGCGCGGGCGGCGCTGACCGCACTACGAGCCGCGCGGTTGGACCAGTCCTGGCTCGGGCAGGCGCAGCGGCGGATCACCGGCGAGCCGTCGTCGATCCGGACGCTGTTCCCGGCGGCCGGACGGCACGTCGGCCGCGGACCGTTGCACCCGGACACCGATCCGGACGGCGTCGTGCACGGCACGGCCGACGACCTCGCCCGCACCCGGCTGCTGACCACGCTCGCCGCCGCGCTCCCGGCCGGGGAGTTCGCGGCGGAACTGGCCGACCTCTACCGCTACGGCGACGGCGCCGAGCGGCGGGGCGTGCTGCGGGCGCTGGCCTCGGTCGGCGACCGGGCCGTTCCCACCGGACTGATGCTCGTCGAGGACGCCCTGCGCACCAACGACACCGGGCTGGTCGCCGCGGCGCTCGGCCCGTTCGCCGCCCGGCACCTCGACCAGCACGGCTGGCGCCACGGCGTGCTCAAATGCCTGTTCGTGGGCATCCCGCTGGCCGCGGTCGCCGAGCTGGACCGGCGGGCCGACGACGAACTGCTCCGCATGATCACCGACTACGCGGGGGAGCGCCGGGCCGCCGGCCGCCCGGTTCCCGCCGACGCCCTCCGCCTCCTGGAAGTGAAGTCCTGA
- the eboE gene encoding metabolite traffic protein EboE yields the protein MTPLSYCTNVHPAEDLPGVLGQLDSYALPVRERLGTDRLGLGLWLAADVASALAADRIEIKRLRAELDARGLEVVTLNAFPYRGFHDPVVKHKVYRPRWTNRARADYTLDCAIVLAGLLPDDAEFGSISTLPLGWREPWTASDDTAAARQLDEVTAGLRRQERTIRLAVEPEPGCILDTVHDAVSWLTGRVDPEYVGLCLDTCHLAVSFADPAGAVAEITAAGLDVVKVQMSAALHVPDPRDPAARAALAAFDEPRYLHQTREASGAGVRKADDLGGAFADLPGEGPWRVHFHVPLHATPAAPLSSTTEVLSQALAALPPKPAHLEVETYTWTVLPEAHRQDLIGGIAAELDFAAGLVAKA from the coding sequence GTGACACCCCTGTCCTACTGCACCAACGTCCACCCGGCCGAGGATCTCCCAGGGGTCCTCGGCCAGCTCGACTCCTACGCGCTGCCGGTGCGGGAACGGCTCGGCACCGACCGGCTCGGGCTCGGGCTGTGGCTGGCCGCCGACGTGGCGTCGGCACTGGCGGCCGACCGTATCGAGATCAAGCGGCTGCGCGCCGAGCTGGACGCGCGCGGCCTGGAAGTGGTGACGCTCAACGCGTTCCCGTACCGGGGTTTCCACGATCCGGTGGTCAAGCACAAGGTCTACCGTCCGCGGTGGACGAACCGCGCGCGGGCGGACTACACGCTCGACTGCGCGATCGTGCTCGCCGGGCTGCTGCCCGACGACGCGGAGTTCGGCAGCATCTCCACCCTGCCACTGGGCTGGCGCGAACCGTGGACCGCGTCCGACGACACGGCCGCGGCGCGACAGCTCGACGAGGTGACCGCCGGGCTGCGGCGGCAGGAGCGGACCATCCGGCTCGCCGTCGAACCGGAACCGGGCTGCATCCTCGACACCGTGCACGACGCGGTCTCCTGGCTGACCGGACGGGTCGATCCGGAGTACGTCGGACTGTGCCTGGACACCTGCCACCTCGCGGTGTCCTTCGCCGACCCGGCCGGGGCGGTCGCGGAGATCACCGCGGCCGGGCTGGACGTGGTCAAGGTCCAGATGTCGGCGGCCCTGCACGTGCCGGACCCGCGCGATCCGGCGGCGCGCGCGGCCCTGGCGGCGTTCGACGAGCCGCGGTACCTGCACCAGACGCGTGAGGCGTCCGGCGCGGGTGTCCGCAAGGCCGACGATCTGGGCGGGGCGTTCGCCGATCTGCCGGGGGAGGGGCCGTGGCGCGTGCATTTCCACGTGCCGCTGCACGCGACCCCGGCGGCGCCGCTGTCCTCGACCACCGAGGTGCTGTCACAGGCCCTCGCCGCGCTGCCACCGAAGCCGGCGCACCTGGAAGTGGAGACCTACACCTGGACGGTGCTGCCCGAAGCGCACCGGCAGGACCTCATCGGCGGTATCGCGGCGGAACTGGACTTCGCCGCGGGATTGGTGGCGAAGGCATGA
- a CDS encoding Gfo/Idh/MocA family protein translates to MPMSPSTPDQPGAVIGVGMVGHAFMGAVHSHAWRSVHRFFDVPLVPRLAVLGGRDPERTKAAAARQGWPDVETDWATLVAREDVGIVDICTPGDSHAEIALAALAAGKHVLCEKPLANSVAEAEEMAAAAERAAANGQRAMVGFNYRRVPAIALARKLVADGRLGEIRQVRAAYLQDWLADPAAPMTWRLRRDKAGSGALGDIAAHAVDTAQFILGDRIAGVSAMTETFVRERPLSGEPGSALGEVDVDDCAVFLARFTGGAVATFEATRFALGRKNALRVEVNGSRGSLAFDFESMNELSFYDGDTDPAEAGFRRILVTEPSHPYVGAWWPPGHLLGYEHTFTHEIADLLTAIGEQRDPEPGFADGLQVQRVLQAVQDSAGNGTSWTGVSGSTERVIDA, encoded by the coding sequence ATGCCGATGTCGCCTTCGACTCCTGACCAGCCGGGCGCCGTGATCGGCGTGGGCATGGTGGGACACGCCTTCATGGGCGCGGTCCACTCCCACGCCTGGCGCTCGGTCCACCGGTTCTTCGACGTCCCGCTGGTGCCGCGGCTGGCCGTGCTGGGCGGCCGCGACCCGGAGCGCACGAAGGCCGCGGCCGCCCGGCAGGGCTGGCCGGACGTCGAGACCGACTGGGCCACCCTGGTCGCGCGGGAGGACGTCGGCATCGTCGACATCTGCACGCCGGGCGATTCGCACGCGGAGATCGCGCTGGCCGCGCTCGCCGCGGGCAAGCACGTGCTGTGTGAGAAGCCGCTGGCCAACTCGGTCGCCGAGGCGGAGGAGATGGCGGCGGCGGCCGAGCGCGCGGCGGCGAACGGGCAGCGCGCCATGGTCGGGTTCAACTACCGGCGGGTACCGGCGATCGCGCTGGCGCGCAAGCTGGTCGCCGACGGCAGGCTGGGCGAGATCCGGCAGGTCCGGGCCGCCTACCTGCAGGACTGGCTGGCCGATCCGGCGGCGCCGATGACGTGGCGGCTGCGACGGGACAAGGCCGGATCCGGGGCGCTGGGCGACATCGCCGCGCACGCCGTGGACACCGCCCAGTTCATCCTCGGTGACCGGATCGCCGGGGTGTCGGCGATGACCGAGACGTTCGTGCGCGAGCGGCCGCTGTCCGGCGAACCCGGCAGCGCGCTGGGCGAGGTCGACGTCGACGACTGCGCGGTGTTCCTCGCCCGCTTCACCGGCGGCGCGGTCGCCACCTTCGAGGCGACCCGGTTCGCGCTGGGCCGCAAGAACGCGCTGCGCGTCGAGGTCAACGGCTCGCGGGGCAGTCTCGCCTTCGACTTCGAGTCGATGAACGAGCTGTCGTTCTACGACGGGGACACCGATCCGGCGGAGGCGGGATTCCGCCGGATCCTGGTGACCGAGCCCTCGCACCCCTACGTCGGGGCGTGGTGGCCGCCCGGTCACCTGCTCGGCTACGAGCACACGTTCACCCACGAGATCGCCGATCTGCTCACCGCCATCGGCGAGCAGCGTGACCCCGAGCCCGGCTTCGCCGACGGCCTGCAGGTCCAGCGGGTGCTGCAGGCGGTGCAGGACAGCGCGGGCAACGGAACCTCGTGGACCGGCGTATCAGGGTCGACCGAAAGGGTGATCGATGCCTGA
- a CDS encoding TatD family hydrolase has translation MRLFDPHIHMTSRTTDDYGAMYAAGVRALVEPAFWLGQPRTGVASFTDYFDGLIGWERFRAAQFGIRHHCTIALNPKEANDPRCTAVLDVLPRYLAKDGVVAVGEVGYDSMTPAEDDVFARQLEMAKEHELPVLVHTPHRDKLEGTKRTLAVVTESGIAPERVVVDHLNEVTVGLVKESGAWMGFSIYPDTKMDEQRMVAILREYGTEKVLVNSAADWGRSDPLKVHKTGLAMLDGGFPESDVDTVLWDNPVAFYGQSGRLVLDELPGFSAAKETFEGNSVLRGGRDEA, from the coding sequence ATGCGCCTGTTCGATCCCCACATCCACATGACCTCCCGCACCACCGACGATTACGGGGCCATGTACGCCGCGGGCGTGCGGGCACTGGTCGAGCCCGCGTTCTGGCTCGGCCAGCCGCGCACCGGCGTGGCGTCGTTCACCGACTACTTCGACGGCCTGATCGGCTGGGAACGTTTCCGCGCGGCCCAGTTCGGCATTCGCCACCACTGCACGATCGCGCTCAACCCCAAGGAAGCCAACGACCCGCGCTGCACCGCGGTGCTCGACGTGCTGCCGCGGTACCTCGCCAAGGACGGCGTGGTCGCGGTCGGCGAGGTCGGCTACGACTCGATGACCCCGGCCGAGGACGACGTCTTCGCCCGCCAGCTGGAGATGGCGAAGGAGCACGAACTGCCGGTGCTGGTGCACACCCCGCACCGCGACAAGCTGGAGGGCACCAAGCGCACCCTCGCCGTGGTGACCGAGTCCGGCATCGCCCCGGAACGGGTGGTGGTCGACCACCTCAACGAGGTCACCGTCGGCCTGGTCAAGGAGTCCGGGGCGTGGATGGGCTTTTCCATCTACCCGGACACCAAGATGGACGAGCAGCGCATGGTCGCGATCCTGCGGGAGTACGGCACGGAGAAGGTACTGGTCAACTCCGCGGCCGACTGGGGCCGCTCGGACCCGTTGAAGGTGCACAAGACCGGGCTGGCGATGCTGGACGGCGGGTTCCCCGAGTCCGATGTGGACACCGTCTTGTGGGACAACCCGGTCGCCTTCTACGGTCAGAGCGGGCGCCTGGTGCTCGACGAGCTGCCCGGGTTCAGCGCGGCCAAGGAAACCTTCGAAGGCAACTCCGTGCTGCGGGGCGGGCGGGACGAAGCGTGA
- a CDS encoding substrate-binding domain-containing protein, translated as MSGPTSLARRRFLTGGAAVGAGALLAACTSNESPQSTPQAVAGNQGDNAQPGAHVTIGFSAPAADHGWMAAMTKNARAQAGQFSDVTFTATEGTNDVNQQIAQVETLINQKVGVLVILPFDGAALTAVGQTAMDAGIPVVNVDRVFDTPLAYRTWIGGDNYRMGVNAGNYIASELKKKGVASPVIGEVAGIDSLPLTQERSQGFRDALAKNGFAVGPRVSAQFTPESGEQMTSNLLQSAPKLDALWNHDDDQGIGVLAAIDNASRSEFFMVGGAGSRNMMDLIKADSGVMKATVLYSPSMASSAIALARLLGQNKGIGDLAEHEIPANVTTYSAVVTKENVDSYADVAFDS; from the coding sequence ATGTCCGGACCAACCTCCCTCGCGCGACGCCGGTTCCTCACCGGGGGCGCCGCCGTCGGTGCCGGCGCCCTGCTGGCCGCCTGCACCTCCAACGAGTCACCGCAGTCCACACCGCAGGCGGTGGCGGGCAACCAGGGCGACAACGCCCAGCCGGGCGCGCACGTCACCATCGGCTTCTCCGCGCCCGCCGCGGACCACGGCTGGATGGCGGCGATGACGAAGAACGCCCGCGCGCAGGCCGGGCAGTTCTCCGACGTCACCTTCACCGCCACCGAGGGCACCAACGACGTCAACCAGCAGATCGCGCAGGTCGAGACGCTGATCAACCAGAAGGTCGGCGTGCTGGTGATCCTGCCCTTCGACGGCGCGGCGCTCACCGCGGTCGGTCAGACGGCCATGGACGCCGGCATCCCGGTCGTCAACGTGGACCGCGTGTTCGACACGCCGCTGGCCTACCGCACCTGGATCGGCGGCGACAACTACCGCATGGGTGTCAACGCGGGCAACTACATCGCTTCGGAGCTGAAGAAGAAGGGTGTGGCCAGCCCGGTGATCGGCGAGGTCGCGGGCATCGACTCGCTGCCGCTGACCCAGGAACGCAGCCAGGGTTTCCGCGACGCGCTGGCCAAGAACGGCTTCGCCGTGGGCCCGCGGGTGTCGGCGCAGTTCACGCCGGAAAGCGGTGAGCAGATGACCTCGAACCTGCTGCAGTCGGCGCCCAAGCTCGACGCGCTGTGGAACCACGACGACGACCAGGGCATCGGTGTCCTCGCGGCGATCGACAACGCGAGCCGCAGCGAGTTCTTCATGGTCGGCGGCGCGGGATCGCGCAACATGATGGACCTCATCAAGGCCGACAGCGGCGTGATGAAGGCGACGGTGCTCTACAGCCCGTCGATGGCGTCCTCGGCGATCGCGCTGGCCCGGCTGCTCGGCCAGAACAAGGGCATCGGCGACCTCGCCGAGCACGAGATCCCCGCGAACGTCACGACCTACTCGGCCGTGGTGACCAAGGAGAACGTCGATTCCTATGCCGATGTCGCCTTCGACTCCTGA